A section of the Apodemus sylvaticus chromosome 10, mApoSyl1.1, whole genome shotgun sequence genome encodes:
- the P4ha2 gene encoding prolyl 4-hydroxylase subunit alpha-2 isoform X2 has product MKLQVLVLLMAWSGVLSWVQAEFFTSIGHMTDLIYAEKDLVQSLKEYILVEEAKLAKIKSWASKMEALTSKSAADPEGYLAHPVNAYKLVKRLNTDWPALGDLVLQDAAAGFVANLSVQRQFFPTDEDESGAARALMRLQDTYKLDPDTISRGELPGTKYQAMLSVDDCFGMGRSAYNEGDYYHTVLWMEQVLKQLHAGEEATVTKSLVLDYLSYAVFQLGDLHRAVELTRRLLTLDPSHERAGGNLRYFERLLEEERGKSLSNQTDAGLATQENLYERPMDYLPERDVYESLCRGEGIKLTPRRQKRLFCRYHHGNRVPQLLIAPFKEEDEWDSPHIVRYYDVMSDEEIERIKEIAKPKLARATVRDPKTGVLTVASYRVSKSSWLEEEDDPVVARVNRRMQHITGLTVKTAELLQVANYGMGGQYEPHFDFSRRPFDSGLKTEGNRLATFLNYMSDVEAGGATVFPDLGAAIWPKKGTAVFWYNLLRSGEGDYRTRHAACPVLVGCKWVSNKWFHERGQEFLRPCGTTEVD; this is encoded by the exons ATGAAGCTCCAGGTGTTGGTGTTGCTGATGGCCTGGTCTGGTGTCCTGAGCTGGGTGCAGGCAGAATTCTTCACCTCCATTG GGCACATGACTGACCTGATTTACGCCGAGAAGGACCTGGTACAGTCCCTGAAGGAGTACATCCTTGTGGAGGAAGCCAAGCTCGCCAAGATTAAGAG ctgggccagcaagatggaaGCCCTGACCAGCAAGTCGGCTGCCGACCCCGAGGGCTACCTGGCTCATCCTGTGAATGCGTATAAGCTGGTGAAGCGGTTGAACACAGACTGGCCTGCGCTCGGGGACCTTGTCCTTCAGGACGCTGCTGCAG GTTTTGTCGCTAACCTCTCAGTTCAGCGGCAGTTCTTCCCCACTGATGAGGACGAGTCTGGAGCCGCCAGAGCCCTGATGAGACTTCAGGACACGTACAAACTGGATCCGGACACGATTTCCAGAGGGGAACTTCCAG GAACGAAGTACCAGGCTATGCTGAGTGTGGACGACTGCTTCGGGATGGGCCGCTCAGCATACAACGAGGGCGACTATTACCACACTGTGCTGTGGATGGAGCAGGTGCTGAAGCAGCTCCATGCCGGGGAGGAGGCCACCGTGACCAAGTCCCTGGTGCTGGACTACCTGAGCTATGCTGTCTTCCAACTGGGTGACCTTCACCGTGCCGTCGAACTCACCCGTCGCCTGCTCACTCTTG ACCCAAGCCACGAGCGAGCCGGAGGTAATCTGCGGTACTTCGAGCGGTTgctagaggaagaaagaggaaagtccTTGTCAAATCAGACAGATGCTGGACTGGCAACCCAGGAAAACTTGTACGAGAGGCCCATGGATTACCTGCCCGAGCGGGACGTGTACGAGAGCCTCTGTCGAGGGGAGGGCATCAAACTG ACACCCCGGAGGCAGAAGAGGCTTTTCTGTAGGTACCATCATGGAAACAGGGTGCCACAGCTCCTCATCGCCCCCTTCAAAGAGGAAGACGAGTGGGACAGCCCACACATCGTCAGGTACTATGATGTGATGTCCGACGAAGAAATCGAGAGGATCAAGGAGATTGCTAAACCCAAA CTTGCAAGAGCCACTGTGCGAGATCCCAAGACAGGTGTCCTCACCGTCGCCAGCTACAGAGTTTCCAAAAG TTCCTGGttagaggaggaggatgaccctgTGGTGGCCCGAGTCAACCGCCGGATGCAGCATATCACAGGGCTAACTGTGAAGACTGCAGAACTATTGCAG GTTGCAAACTACGGAATGGGGGGACAGTACGAGCCACACTTTGACTTCTCAAGG CGACCCTTTGACAGCGGCCTCAAAACGGAGGGCAATAGGTTAGCGACGTTTCTTAACTAT ATGAGTGATGTCGAAGCTGGTGGTGCCACCGTTTTCCCTGACTTGGGAGCTGCTATTTGGCCCAAGAAG GGCACGGCTGTATTCTGGTACAACCTTCTTCGGAGTGGGGAAGGCGATTATCGAACGAGACACGCGGCCTGCCCCGTGCTTGTGGGCTGCAAGTGGG
- the P4ha2 gene encoding prolyl 4-hydroxylase subunit alpha-2 isoform X1, with amino-acid sequence MKLQVLVLLMAWSGVLSWVQAEFFTSIGHMTDLIYAEKDLVQSLKEYILVEEAKLAKIKSWASKMEALTSKSAADPEGYLAHPVNAYKLVKRLNTDWPALGDLVLQDAAAGFVANLSVQRQFFPTDEDESGAARALMRLQDTYKLDPDTISRGELPGTKYQAMLSVDDCFGMGRSAYNEGDYYHTVLWMEQVLKQLHAGEEATVTKSLVLDYLSYAVFQLGDLHRAVELTRRLLTLDPSHERAGGNLRYFERLLEEERGKSLSNQTDAGLATQENLYERPMDYLPERDVYESLCRGEGIKLTPRRQKRLFCRYHHGNRVPQLLIAPFKEEDEWDSPHIVRYYDVMSDEEIERIKEIAKPKLARATVRDPKTGVLTVASYRVSKSSWLEEEDDPVVARVNRRMQHITGLTVKTAELLQVANYGMGGQYEPHFDFSRSDEQDAFKRLGTGNRVATFLNYMSDVEAGGATVFPDLGAAIWPKKGTAVFWYNLLRSGEGDYRTRHAACPVLVGCKWVSNKWFHERGQEFLRPCGTTEVD; translated from the exons ATGAAGCTCCAGGTGTTGGTGTTGCTGATGGCCTGGTCTGGTGTCCTGAGCTGGGTGCAGGCAGAATTCTTCACCTCCATTG GGCACATGACTGACCTGATTTACGCCGAGAAGGACCTGGTACAGTCCCTGAAGGAGTACATCCTTGTGGAGGAAGCCAAGCTCGCCAAGATTAAGAG ctgggccagcaagatggaaGCCCTGACCAGCAAGTCGGCTGCCGACCCCGAGGGCTACCTGGCTCATCCTGTGAATGCGTATAAGCTGGTGAAGCGGTTGAACACAGACTGGCCTGCGCTCGGGGACCTTGTCCTTCAGGACGCTGCTGCAG GTTTTGTCGCTAACCTCTCAGTTCAGCGGCAGTTCTTCCCCACTGATGAGGACGAGTCTGGAGCCGCCAGAGCCCTGATGAGACTTCAGGACACGTACAAACTGGATCCGGACACGATTTCCAGAGGGGAACTTCCAG GAACGAAGTACCAGGCTATGCTGAGTGTGGACGACTGCTTCGGGATGGGCCGCTCAGCATACAACGAGGGCGACTATTACCACACTGTGCTGTGGATGGAGCAGGTGCTGAAGCAGCTCCATGCCGGGGAGGAGGCCACCGTGACCAAGTCCCTGGTGCTGGACTACCTGAGCTATGCTGTCTTCCAACTGGGTGACCTTCACCGTGCCGTCGAACTCACCCGTCGCCTGCTCACTCTTG ACCCAAGCCACGAGCGAGCCGGAGGTAATCTGCGGTACTTCGAGCGGTTgctagaggaagaaagaggaaagtccTTGTCAAATCAGACAGATGCTGGACTGGCAACCCAGGAAAACTTGTACGAGAGGCCCATGGATTACCTGCCCGAGCGGGACGTGTACGAGAGCCTCTGTCGAGGGGAGGGCATCAAACTG ACACCCCGGAGGCAGAAGAGGCTTTTCTGTAGGTACCATCATGGAAACAGGGTGCCACAGCTCCTCATCGCCCCCTTCAAAGAGGAAGACGAGTGGGACAGCCCACACATCGTCAGGTACTATGATGTGATGTCCGACGAAGAAATCGAGAGGATCAAGGAGATTGCTAAACCCAAA CTTGCAAGAGCCACTGTGCGAGATCCCAAGACAGGTGTCCTCACCGTCGCCAGCTACAGAGTTTCCAAAAG TTCCTGGttagaggaggaggatgaccctgTGGTGGCCCGAGTCAACCGCCGGATGCAGCATATCACAGGGCTAACTGTGAAGACTGCAGAACTATTGCAG GTTGCAAACTACGGAATGGGGGGACAGTACGAGCCACACTTTGACTTCTCAAGG AGCGATGAGCAAGATGCTTTCAAGCGTTTAGGGACTGGGAATCGTGTGGCTACGTTTCTAAACTAC ATGAGTGATGTCGAAGCTGGTGGTGCCACCGTTTTCCCTGACTTGGGAGCTGCTATTTGGCCCAAGAAG GGCACGGCTGTATTCTGGTACAACCTTCTTCGGAGTGGGGAAGGCGATTATCGAACGAGACACGCGGCCTGCCCCGTGCTTGTGGGCTGCAAGTGGG